CCGCCTACTTTTCATTTGAGCGAAGTTCATTGGCTAACTAGACGTTGTATACATAATAACGTTTCCCAGGCTCCTGATTGGTCGCGGTTTGCTACGATTTTCATGGTTTCCTATTATACTATTTGGCGGTAAAATCGATATAGACAGTGGATCCTACTATCACtttcttatatataaaatatgagtAAATTCGGAATGTCCATCGATTCCCTTTATAAGAGAAAACTGACCTGCCAAAATCAAAGCATTGAGCTAACAACCATTATAAAGTATAACACGAGTATTATAGTAAAAACTtactatttatatattatttacatctatatattttgaaaaagaaattgtaaaaatgaaaataagtaagTATTCGTGAATTTGAAGGAGTTTGTTCACCGGCTTACCTATAGCTGTATCtttgaaacataaaacaaattataattatgtttagtTTAATACATAAAGAAATATTGCCCATTTTCTGTTATGCAGATTTTTTAATAATGCAGGGTTTTAAGTAGAACAGTCTGATTATAGTTTCCATGTGCCTTAGCATACAGTAAGTTCAACAAACGTAAATTTTTCTGTCTTTTTCCAGTTTGTAAAGTTTTGTTTATAATATTCACGGTCACTTGACTGATACGTTTCACTGCAAATTTGGGAAAGAAAAGTATTACAGATGTGACCATATACAGATTATAATCTTACATTCACCAAGAACAAAtgtttgattatattttctttataattttcagcattttcagtATGGCTATCGTTCACTGTGTGTGCACTGGGACTGACGGTTGCGTCACCAATAGGCAAAGTATTTCAAGTCACTGGAAAAGACAGCACGGAATCTCAAACTGTGTCACCACTTCTTCTAGCACTAACACTGTCAGAAGACCACGTATCACTACTCCCACAAAAACCCTCAAGATCTGACAATAATATTAGAACCACAACTTTTCCACATTCAGCTGTTTCAGGGACTAGAACCTCAGAAGAAACGAACAACTCACATTTTAGAGGAGTTCGTAGCGCAACATCTAAGGAAACTCAAACCCCAGATGAAACCACAGTTGGTCCTATCACGGAAGAAACAACCGCAAAATCGGTGAAAGAGGAATCAACCGTTGTCCCTGTCGATGAAATAACAACTTCTAGTGTGGTAACAGGAGAAACAACTGCACCTGTTGAAGTAGTTTTGGACCGAGAATATCTGGATAATGCATCCAGAACTGTTAAAGCAGTTTTAGCAAAAGTGGAAAATCAGATCATAGAGGTAGGTGTTTTGATAGAGATTGTTACCCAAACAATAGTAGAAAACAAATGAATACATGACAGGTTAATGGTTTCGGGAATATCCAAGTCCGTTTTTTAACTACTTCTAGATTCTTATGTGttgtaattaaaattaaaaattgtaaGCTATACATCATTTTGAAGTACATGTAGTTGAAACAATATCTACATATAACCAACTAAACGTCCAAAATGTTTAGCAGTATTTCTTATAAATGTCATGTTGCGGTATTGTTAACTGTAACTTATGCTAATAAATGAACAATCGCCAAAATTACAATATTTCGAAATTTGTCTGTACCACTTGCCCTTTAGAAACGGAATttccattttatgttaaaatgaaaactACATTGTTAATGTTGGCCGAAAAGTGAAAAGAAGTACTTTGACCAAAACGATCATCTCAGATAGATAAAaagatttgtttacaaatggacATATAAATTAGTTAAAATATACATGAGTATATAATAAATCAGGTCAGTCAGATTCTTCACAGTGGACTTTATATTTAGTACATgcaaaaacaaatgttgtttttttctacttgCACTTATTCAGATTTTAGGACAGAAAGGGTAGGACAACAAGTTAAAGAGGCTCAAACTTGTTTCAAAATTGctacaaatttaaatgaataataacattatttaaacaaatgttaaataacgaattgaaataattatatctaCTTTTTTCCAGCTGGGTTATCCGTATGGTGCAGTGGATGTGTTGTCCCGTCCCATGCTCCCATCAGATATTAGAGAAAATGCGCAGCAGTGTGTTCAGATAcaggtatatattttaaatgcgTATTAGTGCATTTTATATTAACACAACGATGAgatattatcattttaaagtgttttcattATAATTTCCGACCGTCAGATTGTTCACTGATTGATTTAGACGGATATGACTGTTGCCTTATTCGGGACcaattttgatttaattgttAACCCTATCAATTTATATAAGTTtgacttcgaaaaaaaaaaaactgcgggtattttgaatatttatctaCATTCGTCGGTAAAACCCAATCCAATGTCTTACCACGGTGTCTAATGCTTGCTTTAGTCGATTCGAACTCGGGACTCTTGGACGGAAGAGACCAGCACTTTTTCGGCTGCAGAATCATTCGCTACAATGTATAGTATATTTGTATGAATGATTACTTCGATTTAAGATGAACTTTCCTGAATATTTCAATACTTAAAAGTGTATAATAATATCTCTTATTTTTTCTAACTTTGCAGCCGATGTTGAAGGCAATGCACGAGCTTCTGAACGACTTCATGTCCCATCTGGAAGGTTTAACTACACTGAATGGGGATACTACTGTAAAATACGCTGTTAGGGCACTTGACTGGTCCATCTTCAATCTGGTATGTACCGTTCTTAGTTTGATTAGCTATGTGTCCTAAACACATCCGCTATCACAATCCGCTCTAGGCTTTAAACGGGCATTTCTCTACGGAATGTGCTGTACTTcgcacaaaaacaaaataaaataataataataataattataataataataacatatgaCAACGACggtaaaatatatataaccaCGAATCAATGTCATGTAAGTTGGGTATTGTCATGTGTGACAGTTCAgcacattttcttatatttcactGTATGCCTAACATGGCAGATTACATAAGATATCATGccataataaataataacattcCCAGATTCTAACTCGTGTTGAAGTCTAGTTAAAGTTGAAGTTTATGTTGCTTACCTTCTTGTACAAATCACAGCGACATTGCCTATAGGCTCTTTCTTTAATACCTTCTAGTCAACATTATATGTTCAAATTTTAGTCTATATATTGTAAACGTTATTTTTAACTATAgtagattcaattttaatgtggtgggttttttaaatttcagatatCACCATTGTACAGTTACACCCCGACTGTGGCACCGGGAACCAATGTAAAGAATTCAGAGGAAGTTATGTGCACTCTTAAGACATTGCAAACCCAGTGTGAAATTATTGGCCACGTTCTTTTAGATCTCAAAAACTGCTGATACGCCGCCGAAAATAGAACATCTTCGTTATACTAACAGATTATGATTTCTCAAGGGAGATAACTTCGTTGTGATTAAGGACTTAAAACTGGACAATgcataggatttttttttacaatatagtGACAAAAGTGAACCAATTTTAGTGTACATGATTGTACTACGTAGGATTTTACAAGTGAACTGATCTCACGTGTTGTGTTCATATTTATTTGATAATCATCGCCGCATTTAATGCAATTTTACATTGTGCCTGTGACTTGCCgaaaaggacaataactctagcAAGAATTAGATTCATTCTAAAATGCTGGTTGTCAAATCTACCAAGATACTTTTAGGATAAGAAGCaggtttttttttagattttacgTTCAATCCATACATTTGCTCAACGCCCGGTAATGCCGTGACAATATGTTTAAGAATACCAAGTATTCAGTATTACCTCTTCCAGTAATTGCAATCTTACTTCATTTGTGACCATTTTGCTCATTATATTTATCCAGTGTTTATTTCAACTATTTATTGTGAGTTATATTTGAACAATACTCATTACAGTTTGCTTTCAGTGTTTACATGTCCCGGTTCATGttgtattttgtctttttttaatatatatatatatttttgtggatttttaatcaaattgtttttatttttgttaaataaattccATAAAAGCACacgttttattatgtatttttcgTTTATGTACGTTGTTATCTCAATCACTTTCAAAGTAATTGCTTTGAAGTAAGTATTTTTTACGGTGGCATAGAGGTGACAGgtgtttttatactaatacgtgcgcacgtaatagtatAAAAAACATTACCGCAcataaagttgaaaaaaacaacatctgcACACGTATAAGTTATTGTGTGCGCACGTAATAGCTAATATGTGTTcacgtattagtttaaaaaaCATCACCAAACATATTGGTATAAAAAACATCAGCATACATATTAGTAGAAAAAACCTCTGTACACGTATAACTTACTACGCGAgcacgtattagtttaaaaaacatctgcgcacgtgTAACTTATTACGTGTGCACGCAAtagctattacgtgcgcacgtattagtttataCGTGcgaaaatgtttttcattttagtacgtgcgcacgtactgaTATGTGCGGTgatgttttttatactagtacgtgcgcacgcattagttattacgtgcgcacgtattaatataaaaagaaaacatctatgtcacctctgtgccaccgtaattTTTAACCAATGATATGGTTAGCGTTTGCAATATACTGCTTTCTGTAAAACTAAGTAAGGACCCGCGTAAAATTTCAAACCCAATGTCTCGAGACAAGGACAGTATGCGGTACGAACGAGATAAAAGGGTGAACGGCGTAACTGACATAAATCTTTAAGAGGGTCTCAGTTGCCGAGTGGATAAGATTAATCAACTGCCATCGTCGCCGTCGGTTCTGTAGGCTTTGAAGTCACCATATATGGCTTCAGCAGTGTCGACGTGACTTGATCAAATTCAAAGTTTCTTATGAGCTTTCATGCATAGGTATTGCCTCGCAAAATCACAATTTTGTATTAATCATGTTCATCTATTCCTCTGGAAACTGAAAGCACTGCATGACTTGAAGCCGAAGATTCTTGATCGACCCACCCGTTCATCATTTAGGTATTGCGGTAAACGTTGTGAGGGGTGCAGTTCTttaaagttacatttttttttgtatattaattcttttaacagcaaaatatCACGGACAATTTGCCACTTTGAAAAGATCCATTTAAGCCTTAATCGAAACTCTGCGcctaataattaaaattcattatcactttgataatattttgaacCGCAGATGAATAcgtttaatatttgaaaattgcGCCTAtagattaaaaaagaaaatatttttattctatcAAGTCAAGCTGGTGAGTTTGTATAGAAACGACAGGGTTGTGTACAAACACATGAATATTGATATGGATAAAAGCGAAGAGTACTTATATAGCACATAAAAGATATTGTGCAGATGTTTACGTGGAGTACCTATATTTCACATTAAGTCATTTAATGTAGAAGTTGAGCACGATGAAGAGAGTGGTGGAAATCTGTCTTCTTTGGATATTTCTGAACGGTAAGCTaatacatgttaaattttttttcttaggtaaactaataaaaaagttttgcttaattcaaatttcatattaaacattactTTTGCTGCTCCCAGTTCTAATTAATGGAAGTGGTCACCAGGAGAAAATTACAACAAATTTCTTagctcagaaaaaaaaaaaaccccgattAATTAACATTGAACAGACTTTCAATGTACCTAGTAGTTCCACTGGCTGAATATCGCGGTAACTGTATTATGATTTAAACAAACGAGAGACACTATTATATTATTTAGcacttttttagatttttttttttcattttcacaaataCATAATTTACAGTCATTGTATATACATATGAACTTACCTGACTTTTAATTTAGATAACATATATCTAATTACGGTATGTAAATATCAACTGACCACATTATCTGATGTGcaaatttaacatatttatttttcattatggatacatgtttttttttttattacatggcTCCTAATGTAAATCGAGGGTGAAGTGGTTGTATTATATTAATGGTCTATCTTCAACGCATGTTTACTGGGCTTAcaagtcaaattaaaaaaaaaaaaaaaaacttcaaaaattaatttctgatgtcatgttataaaacacttattgaatgacttgccggtcaaAACTCTTTTCCCAAAGGACCTCGGAAATAGTTtcgactattgaccggcaagcgaTTCATTAAGTGTATACTATTTCACGCCTTTCTCTCAAATAGTGCAAGAAGTGCTCAAAATTTGGAATACTGTATTAAgtttacttttacaaaaataattgtgAAGTTTATGGGTGATTTTAGTGAATTACTGACAAAGCAACAAAACGACAGTTCTTGTTAAATTATAGGTACATGTATTTGAATCTCACTGCATTTCAAAAGCAGTAGATGTTTTGTCAATTTAAGGTATTAAATGGACCCGTAATAATCATCGGCCAGTTACGTATTCTAattatgcgatttcggcattgcCTGGATTTTTTACGGAATATATGAGAGTTCGTAATTATACGAAAATTTCCGAGTGTAATGAAGGGTCCAGTACCTTAACATACATGTTACACAAAATCTAAAAGGCTAATACTCATGTATGTTGTATTTGCATTGAAAACGCGCTAAGTCTGGTGCCGAAAGTACTGAACTCTACTTGTCCTCATATTTGTTTTTAACCGAATTATTGTTTGCTTTCAGCAaagtgttgcatttttttttcgcCCCGAGTTTTCCTAAAAGAGAGTTTGCGCTTTTTGAGTATCATGCCATTTTGT
This Mercenaria mercenaria strain notata chromosome 17, MADL_Memer_1, whole genome shotgun sequence DNA region includes the following protein-coding sequences:
- the LOC123536785 gene encoding uncharacterized protein LOC123536785, encoding MKITFSVWLSFTVCALGLTVASPIGKVFQVTGKDSTESQTVSPLLLALTLSEDHVSLLPQKPSRSDNNIRTTTFPHSAVSGTRTSEETNNSHFRGVRSATSKETQTPDETTVGPITEETTAKSVKEESTVVPVDEITTSSVVTGETTAPVEVVLDREYLDNASRTVKAVLAKVENQIIELGYPYGAVDVLSRPMLPSDIRENAQQCVQIQPMLKAMHELLNDFMSHLEGLTTLNGDTTVKYAVRALDWSIFNLISPLYSYTPTVAPGTNVKNSEEVMCTLKTLQTQCEIIGHVLLDLKNC